A genome region from Bacteroidota bacterium includes the following:
- a CDS encoding T9SS type A sorting domain-containing protein, whose translation MNFKRLLFIASVLLTGFSASAAPGDTTHVTTHNQTLVVTNPSTGWNEYPVWAVFPAQSMNYRKVLVSLEMKCPTNQNCGEWDYIDRVMMRRKGGVNQPSLDLELVRFITPYGNTFNGSWRFGWEIDITDFALLLHDSVEIGYQHTGYETNVGRGWLVTLDFQLVEGTPVLPPLGYQVLLANGGTYGGTPSIESVLTPDTVTMGQNTQIAKIRMNHTGHGADAQYCSEFCDKYRDLIIDGVNVERFQRWRKCGHNALFPQGGTWVYDRGNWCPGAMVNPNHWQFAVTPGSTHVINVDMEPYSGNGQANEVFTSYLFEYGAPSNANDAGIDEVMRPSTKYEFGRMNPICSSPVIILRNNGGNALTTATISYGFIGGPVSTYNWTGNLATNATDTVDLGGVIIPPFGGGAFKAWIVNVNGGADQYNYDDTITSMSNSVTSYWETSIYLELRTNNESNMENSYELLDGSGNVVYSRALGTMSNNTTYKDTFNLAPGCYRLRIHDMDAFGGDGLSFWANSSGGSGYSRLRRVSNGGIIRSFPADFGSIIDFSFTVGIVNSVEENNAAAMVAEIYPNPSANGQFTIALSNTPNAPVNVEVFDATGRLVHSQRSSFTNSQLQLDLGTQASGFYIVKIAGEDFVITQRVMVGE comes from the coding sequence ATGAATTTCAAACGTTTACTATTCATTGCGTCCGTATTGCTCACTGGTTTTTCTGCAAGCGCAGCCCCGGGCGATACCACACACGTAACCACACACAACCAGACATTGGTGGTGACCAACCCCAGCACCGGCTGGAACGAATATCCGGTGTGGGCGGTGTTTCCGGCGCAGAGTATGAATTACCGCAAAGTGCTGGTATCACTCGAAATGAAATGCCCCACTAACCAGAACTGCGGCGAGTGGGATTATATAGACCGTGTGATGATGCGCCGCAAAGGCGGTGTAAACCAGCCTTCGCTCGATCTTGAATTAGTGCGTTTCATTACACCTTACGGCAATACGTTTAACGGCAGCTGGCGTTTTGGCTGGGAAATAGACATTACCGATTTTGCCCTGCTGCTGCACGATTCGGTGGAAATTGGCTACCAGCACACCGGCTACGAAACCAATGTAGGCCGCGGCTGGCTTGTGACGCTTGATTTCCAGCTTGTGGAAGGCACGCCCGTGCTGCCTCCGCTGGGCTATCAGGTACTGCTGGCCAACGGCGGAACCTACGGCGGCACACCGTCTATCGAATCGGTACTTACACCGGATACGGTAACGATGGGGCAAAACACGCAGATTGCCAAAATACGCATGAACCACACCGGCCACGGTGCCGATGCGCAATACTGCTCAGAGTTTTGCGACAAGTACCGCGATCTGATTATTGACGGGGTGAATGTGGAGCGTTTTCAGCGCTGGCGCAAATGCGGACACAACGCACTCTTTCCGCAGGGCGGCACCTGGGTTTACGACCGGGGCAACTGGTGTCCGGGGGCAATGGTAAATCCCAACCACTGGCAGTTTGCGGTAACACCGGGCTCTACGCATGTAATTAATGTGGACATGGAACCCTATTCGGGCAACGGACAGGCAAACGAAGTATTTACCAGTTACCTTTTTGAGTACGGCGCGCCTTCAAACGCAAACGATGCCGGCATTGACGAAGTAATGCGACCGAGCACGAAATACGAATTCGGGCGTATGAATCCGATCTGCTCATCGCCTGTAATTATTCTGCGCAACAACGGCGGCAATGCACTTACCACAGCCACCATCAGCTACGGCTTTATTGGCGGACCGGTGAGCACGTACAACTGGACCGGCAATCTGGCCACCAATGCAACCGATACGGTTGATCTGGGCGGTGTAATTATACCTCCGTTTGGTGGCGGCGCGTTCAAAGCCTGGATTGTGAATGTAAACGGCGGTGCCGATCAGTACAATTACGACGATACAATTACTTCGATGAGTAATTCGGTGACCAGCTATTGGGAAACATCAATTTACCTTGAGCTGCGCACCAACAACGAAAGTAATATGGAAAACAGCTACGAACTGCTTGATGGCAGCGGCAACGTGGTTTACAGCCGTGCGCTGGGAACCATGAGCAACAACACCACTTACAAAGACACGTTCAACCTCGCCCCCGGCTGCTACCGTTTGCGCATTCACGATATGGATGCGTTTGGCGGCGACGGCCTTTCGTTCTGGGCCAACTCCTCGGGCGGTTCGGGCTATTCGCGCTTGCGTCGTGTGTCGAACGGCGGCATCATACGCAGTTTCCCTGCCGATTTCGGTTCCATAATCGACTTCAGCTTTACCGTAGGCATTGTAAACAGCGTGGAGGAAAACAACGCAGCTGCGATGGTGGCTGAAATTTATCCGAATCCTTCTGCCAACGGACAGTTTACCATTGCACTCAGCAACACACCCAACGCTCCGGTAAACGTAGAAGTATTCGACGCCACCGGCCGTCTGGTACACAGCCAGCGAAGCTCATTTACCAACTCACAACTACAGCTTGATCTGGGCACACAGGCCAGCGGGTTTTACATAGTGAAAATTGCCGGTGAAGATTTTGTCATTACGCAGCGTGTGATGGTTGGGGAGTAG
- a CDS encoding DUF4386 domain-containing protein, whose protein sequence is MNTPAALPLPTLRRAYFWAGFCFIAAAITSIAGKLLYAPVLQNANYLGQGSTQAGTVLLGVLFELLLAASAMGTALSLYPVLKTSNSSLAIGYVVFRLLEVVFIVAGLLSVLGLISLSSAFAAATIPDVAAFETTGAVLKALHDWTFILGPNFMLGINTFIYSYVFYHSRTVPRPLAILGLLAAVFIFIASLLELFGIIKQVSAPGFLLALPIFVYEMTLAVTLLVKQKLIKKATHG, encoded by the coding sequence ATGAACACACCTGCTGCATTACCGCTGCCCACACTTCGCAGGGCATACTTTTGGGCCGGCTTTTGTTTTATTGCCGCCGCCATTACTTCCATTGCCGGAAAATTACTTTACGCGCCTGTGCTGCAAAATGCCAATTATCTGGGACAGGGCAGCACACAGGCCGGCACGGTGCTGCTGGGCGTATTGTTTGAGCTGCTGCTGGCGGCCTCCGCTATGGGTACGGCGCTTTCGCTTTATCCGGTACTCAAAACCAGCAACAGCAGTCTCGCCATCGGCTATGTAGTGTTTCGTTTACTTGAAGTGGTGTTTATTGTGGCCGGGCTGTTGAGTGTGCTGGGACTTATTTCGCTCAGCAGTGCATTTGCAGCCGCCACAATACCGGATGTGGCGGCGTTTGAAACTACCGGCGCTGTACTCAAAGCATTACACGACTGGACATTCATTCTCGGTCCGAACTTTATGCTGGGCATTAATACATTCATATACAGCTATGTGTTTTATCATTCGCGCACAGTACCGCGTCCGCTGGCCATACTTGGGCTTCTTGCAGCGGTGTTCATTTTCATCGCTTCATTGCTCGAACTTTTTGGCATCATCAAACAGGTTTCTGCACCGGGCTTCTTGCTGGCTTTACCCATTTTTGTGTATGAAATGACGCTGGCCGTAACACTGCTCGTGAAACAAAAACTCATTAAAAAAGCTACACACGGGTAA
- a CDS encoding carboxypeptidase-like regulatory domain-containing protein, which translates to MLRLIITLSTLFSTFILTAQPVQTLRGTVTDKASNAPVPYATVLLLNTQPALGAQTDSLGAFSVSSVPVGRYDIKISCVGYEVAYLREVVVSSAKQTVVAVALQENTYNLQTVTIKPEVNKQQPLNTMSTVSARMLSVDEANRYAGGFDDPARLASAFAGVASNSGVNGIIVRGNAPKYLQWKMEGIEIPNPNHFGDLRAFGGGILTGLSSQMLANSDFFTGAFPAEYNNAVSGVFDIALRTGNNQKRERTFQAGLIGIDVAQEGPFRKGGQASYLFNYRNSTLALLAPLLPEGANSIRYQDLSFKLNFPTQKAGTFSLWGIGLLDGASQKPNTDSTKWFYADSRQQDELKLQIGGAGLTHKYFFNPSVYLKTTLAASGNASQWISQTLNSTLELKPNSTIKYENVNYVLSSILNNKITARHSNRSGMLATFMNYSILLNKAYTIGQTPVELVNANGSAVLLSAFTGSSYILSEKLVMNAGINAQYFTLNGRYTIEPRIGLRRTLGKKHSAGLAYGLHSRLENLPFYFNNSLTTGELAVNKNLDFTKAHHAVLSYDYNVSELVHLKIEPYFQWLYSVPVIADSSFSMINLQTDWFFAEKLENTGEGRNMGVDVTLEKYISKGYYFMFTASVFDSRYRGGDGVWRNTRFNRNYVMNVLGGKEWQTGKNKQNTFSINARISYQGGNRYSPVDTDATMAARTVLYNETNAYSLQAPAVLNVHFTTSYKLNKARTTQEFAFKILNLTGQSDFYGFKYNSINNTIDRDEARVILPNLSYKIQF; encoded by the coding sequence ATGCTACGACTGATTATTACGCTGTCCACCCTTTTCTCTACGTTTATCCTCACCGCCCAGCCGGTGCAAACCCTGCGCGGCACGGTTACCGACAAGGCTTCAAACGCGCCTGTGCCCTACGCCACCGTGCTGCTGCTGAACACGCAGCCCGCACTGGGCGCCCAGACCGATTCACTCGGTGCATTCTCCGTTTCATCCGTGCCTGTAGGCCGCTACGACATAAAAATAAGCTGTGTAGGCTACGAGGTGGCTTACCTGCGCGAAGTGGTGGTGAGCTCGGCTAAACAAACCGTTGTGGCCGTGGCGCTTCAGGAAAACACCTACAACCTGCAAACCGTTACCATTAAGCCCGAAGTAAACAAGCAGCAGCCGCTCAATACCATGTCAACCGTTAGTGCGCGCATGCTGAGCGTGGATGAAGCCAACCGTTATGCCGGCGGATTTGACGATCCGGCGCGTCTGGCTTCGGCTTTTGCCGGTGTGGCTTCCAACTCGGGCGTAAACGGCATCATTGTGCGCGGCAATGCACCGAAATACCTGCAATGGAAAATGGAAGGCATTGAAATTCCAAACCCCAACCATTTCGGCGATTTACGCGCATTCGGCGGGGGCATACTCACCGGCCTGAGCAGTCAGATGCTGGCCAACTCCGACTTCTTCACCGGCGCTTTTCCCGCCGAATACAACAATGCCGTGTCGGGCGTATTCGACATTGCCCTGCGCACCGGCAACAACCAGAAACGCGAACGCACCTTTCAGGCCGGACTCATTGGCATTGATGTGGCACAGGAAGGACCTTTCCGCAAAGGCGGCCAGGCTTCGTACCTGTTCAACTACCGCAATTCTACACTGGCACTGCTGGCTCCGCTGCTGCCCGAAGGCGCAAACTCCATCCGCTATCAGGATCTTTCGTTCAAACTCAATTTTCCCACGCAAAAAGCAGGCACATTCTCATTATGGGGAATCGGGCTGCTTGACGGTGCCAGTCAAAAACCCAACACCGACAGCACAAAATGGTTCTATGCCGATAGTCGCCAGCAGGACGAACTGAAACTGCAGATTGGCGGCGCCGGACTTACGCATAAATACTTTTTCAATCCTTCGGTATATCTCAAAACTACGTTAGCCGCATCGGGCAACGCAAGCCAGTGGATTTCGCAAACACTCAACAGCACGCTGGAACTGAAGCCCAACAGCACAATAAAATACGAAAACGTAAACTATGTGCTTTCATCCATCCTCAACAATAAAATAACGGCCCGGCACAGCAACCGCAGCGGCATGCTGGCCACGTTTATGAACTACAGCATACTGCTCAACAAGGCCTATACCATTGGGCAGACACCGGTTGAACTGGTAAACGCAAACGGCAGTGCCGTACTGCTTTCGGCCTTCACCGGCTCGTCTTACATACTTTCCGAAAAGCTGGTAATGAATGCGGGCATCAATGCACAATACTTCACACTCAACGGCCGCTACACAATTGAACCTCGCATCGGGTTGCGCCGCACACTGGGCAAAAAACATTCGGCCGGATTAGCTTACGGCCTGCACAGCCGCCTCGAAAATCTTCCGTTCTATTTCAACAACTCACTTACCACCGGTGAACTGGCCGTGAACAAAAATCTCGATTTTACCAAAGCCCATCACGCTGTACTTAGCTACGATTATAACGTGTCGGAGCTTGTGCATCTCAAAATAGAACCTTACTTCCAGTGGCTGTACAGTGTGCCCGTAATTGCCGACAGTTCATTTTCAATGATAAACCTGCAAACCGACTGGTTCTTTGCCGAAAAGCTTGAAAACACCGGCGAAGGCCGCAACATGGGTGTGGATGTGACGCTTGAAAAATACATTTCAAAAGGGTATTACTTCATGTTCACCGCTTCCGTATTCGATTCGCGCTACCGTGGGGGCGATGGTGTGTGGCGCAATACGCGTTTTAACCGCAACTATGTGATGAACGTGCTGGGCGGCAAAGAATGGCAAACCGGTAAAAACAAGCAAAACACATTCAGCATCAATGCCCGCATCAGCTATCAGGGTGGCAACCGTTACTCGCCTGTAGATACAGATGCCACAATGGCTGCCCGCACAGTATTGTACAACGAAACAAATGCCTACTCGCTTCAGGCACCGGCTGTGCTCAATGTGCATTTCACCACCAGCTACAAACTAAACAAAGCCCGCACCACACAGGAGTTTGCGTTTAAAATCCTCAACCTCACCGGCCAGAGCGATTTTTATGGCTTCAAATACAACTCTATCAATAATACCATCGACCGCGATGAAGCGCGTGTAATCCTTCCCAACCTGAGTTATAAAATTCAGTTTTAA
- a CDS encoding ATP-binding cassette domain-containing protein, which translates to MITVSNLTLQYGKRVLFDEVELKFTPGNCYGVIGANGAGKSTFLKILSGEIEPNKGSVNISPGLRMSVLKQNHFAYDEFPVLQAVMMGNEKLWKVMQEKDAIYAKADFTEADGNRAAELEAEFAEMNGWNADSEAADLLSKLGVREEFHHRLMNELSGKEKVRVLLAQALFGNPDILLLDEPTNDLDVETITWLEDFLADYPNIVIVVSHDRHFLDAVCTHICDIDFRKISLYSGNYTFWYQASQLAQRQRADQNKKVEDKRKELQDFIMRFSANASKSRQATSRKKLLDKLNIDEMPASNRKYPAIIFQMQREPGDQILNIENLSKSVEGQLLFSNIDLRLKKGDKIGILSRDHLAITKFFDCIAGEETPDTGNVEWGQTIQTAYLPNDNSQYFSGTDNLVDWLRQYSKDKDETFIRGFLGKMLFSGEETLKQVNVLSGGEKVRCMLSRMMLFQANVLMLDEPTNHLDLESITAFNNSLKDYKGIVLFTSHDHEFMQTVANRIIEITPKGIIDKMVTYDEYISDPEVKALRASMYELQEA; encoded by the coding sequence ATGATTACAGTTTCAAACCTTACGCTCCAATACGGTAAACGCGTTCTCTTCGACGAAGTGGAACTCAAATTCACTCCCGGCAACTGCTACGGAGTAATCGGAGCCAACGGTGCCGGTAAGTCCACATTCCTCAAAATCCTTTCCGGCGAAATTGAGCCCAACAAAGGCAGCGTAAACATTTCTCCCGGCCTGCGCATGTCGGTGCTCAAACAGAACCACTTTGCGTACGACGAATTCCCCGTGCTGCAGGCGGTAATGATGGGCAACGAAAAGCTGTGGAAAGTAATGCAGGAGAAAGACGCCATTTACGCCAAGGCCGATTTCACCGAAGCCGATGGCAACCGTGCCGCAGAACTGGAAGCCGAATTTGCCGAAATGAACGGCTGGAATGCCGACAGCGAAGCCGCCGACCTGCTCAGCAAACTCGGTGTGCGCGAAGAGTTCCACCACCGCCTCATGAACGAACTCAGCGGTAAGGAAAAAGTACGCGTGCTGCTGGCGCAGGCTCTTTTCGGAAACCCCGATATTCTCCTGCTCGACGAGCCTACCAACGACCTTGACGTGGAAACCATTACCTGGCTAGAAGACTTTCTGGCCGATTATCCCAACATTGTAATCGTTGTTTCGCACGACCGTCACTTCCTCGACGCCGTGTGTACGCACATCTGCGATATCGACTTCCGCAAAATTTCGCTCTATTCGGGCAACTATACCTTCTGGTATCAGGCTTCGCAACTGGCCCAGCGCCAGCGTGCCGACCAGAACAAGAAGGTGGAAGACAAACGCAAGGAACTGCAGGACTTCATTATGCGTTTCAGCGCCAACGCGTCCAAATCGCGTCAGGCCACCAGCCGTAAAAAGCTGCTCGATAAACTGAATATCGACGAAATGCCCGCCAGCAACCGCAAGTATCCGGCCATCATTTTCCAGATGCAGCGCGAACCCGGCGACCAGATTCTCAACATCGAAAACCTCAGCAAATCGGTCGAAGGACAATTGCTCTTCAGCAACATTGATCTGCGTCTGAAAAAAGGCGATAAAATCGGCATCCTCTCACGCGATCATCTGGCCATTACCAAATTCTTCGACTGCATTGCCGGCGAAGAAACGCCTGATACCGGCAACGTGGAATGGGGCCAAACCATTCAAACCGCCTACCTGCCCAACGACAACAGCCAGTATTTCAGCGGCACAGACAATCTGGTGGACTGGCTTCGTCAGTATTCAAAAGACAAAGACGAAACATTTATCCGCGGCTTCCTCGGCAAAATGCTTTTCTCGGGCGAGGAAACACTCAAGCAGGTAAACGTGCTTTCGGGCGGCGAAAAAGTGCGTTGCATGCTCTCGCGCATGATGCTTTTTCAGGCAAACGTACTCATGCTCGACGAGCCCACCAACCACCTCGATCTTGAGTCGATTACCGCATTCAACAACTCGCTCAAAGACTACAAAGGCATTGTGCTTTTCACTTCGCATGACCATGAGTTCATGCAAACCGTAGCCAACCGCATCATCGAAATTACCCCCAAAGGCATTATTGATAAGATGGTTACTTACGATGAGTACATCAGCGATCCGGAAGTGAAGGCGCTGCGTGCTTCCATGTATGAGTTGCAGGAGGCGTAA
- a CDS encoding T9SS type A sorting domain-containing protein, producing MRLFTVLFLLCAFTATAQQPHTCQQLRQAAQLPASFSSVNTNSRSDTIDILNYTIRLNITDFTNQQISGNTSVRFAARMNNVSLLPLDLLELTVDSVTHSSGALGYTYNDTLLRITLPATMNTGDTSEVTVWYHGHPETDASGWGGFYFQSGYAFNLGVGFDADPHNYGRVWHPCFDNFVERATYRFEITTNSGRLAYCNGTLVNDTTDVAGFRTRTWVMNQTIPTYLASVAVAAYTQVNWQHNGVNGPIPIRLVALPADTTPMKNSFVNLPQCIDAFEAMYAPHPFSSIGYCLVPFSSGAMEHATNIAYPRVAANGSLTYEAVLMAHEFAHHWWGDLATCRTAEDMWLNEGWATYSGYIFQEYVYGYDVYQQGIRDNHDDIIHYVHLREGGYRAVSGVPHAYTYGDHVYQKGSDVAHTLRGYMGDSLFKVGLNYHLSQSQFKDVSSEDFRDNLIAATGLTYLNNFFNDWVFNPGFPHFSIDSVQYSGTPPFVNSRIYVKQKLRGAPNYYSNVPLEVTFFGAAGETYTGFLFLNGVTTNVNYTVPFQPVYAAIDYANKLSDATSEDSKEISTTGAHNFPLGRINLTVTAAPDTALVHIIHHWAAPDPMQNNPNNYRLGQGRYFTVGGVWPAGFSTDARMYYDGRTSSLNGPAGWFDNDLMPVNGDSVILLYRPNAGTNWQEFPRYTKTIIGSAASSKYGYFSIDSLVPGEYCYANGVSSVLNSIGEEAAQPVIAHLSIYPNPASHQTTLSWPESIQNGTLMVTDGLGRVVLEQQVNGNQFMLNTAAWNTGFYEVQVRKDGKLVARNRLVVE from the coding sequence ATGCGCCTTTTTACTGTATTATTTTTGCTGTGTGCATTCACTGCCACAGCCCAGCAGCCTCACACCTGTCAGCAGCTTCGTCAGGCTGCGCAGCTGCCCGCGTCGTTTTCCTCGGTAAACACCAACTCGCGCAGCGATACTATCGACATTCTCAACTACACCATTCGCCTGAATATTACCGATTTTACCAACCAGCAAATAAGTGGCAATACATCGGTACGCTTTGCCGCGCGCATGAACAACGTGAGCCTGCTTCCGCTCGATCTGCTTGAACTAACTGTCGATTCTGTGACACACTCAAGCGGCGCACTCGGCTATACATACAACGACACACTGCTGCGCATTACGCTACCTGCCACCATGAACACAGGCGATACCTCAGAAGTAACCGTGTGGTACCACGGCCACCCCGAAACAGATGCATCGGGCTGGGGCGGCTTTTACTTTCAGAGCGGCTACGCATTCAACCTCGGCGTAGGCTTTGATGCCGATCCGCACAACTACGGCCGCGTGTGGCATCCCTGTTTCGACAACTTTGTAGAACGTGCCACCTACCGTTTTGAGATTACCACCAACAGCGGCCGCCTGGCCTATTGCAACGGTACACTGGTAAACGATACTACCGATGTGGCCGGCTTCCGCACCCGCACCTGGGTAATGAACCAGACCATTCCCACTTACCTTGCTTCGGTAGCCGTGGCCGCATATACGCAGGTAAACTGGCAGCACAACGGTGTAAACGGCCCCATTCCCATCCGCCTTGTTGCCTTACCGGCCGATACCACGCCCATGAAAAACTCATTTGTGAATTTGCCGCAGTGCATTGATGCATTTGAAGCCATGTATGCGCCGCATCCGTTCAGCAGCATTGGCTACTGTTTGGTGCCGTTCAGCAGCGGCGCTATGGAGCACGCCACAAACATTGCCTATCCGCGCGTGGCCGCAAACGGCTCGCTCACCTACGAAGCCGTGCTCATGGCGCACGAATTTGCACACCACTGGTGGGGCGATTTAGCCACCTGCCGCACCGCCGAAGACATGTGGCTCAACGAAGGATGGGCCACGTATTCGGGCTATATATTTCAGGAATACGTGTATGGCTACGACGTGTATCAGCAGGGCATACGCGATAATCACGACGACATTATTCACTACGTGCACCTGCGCGAAGGCGGCTACCGCGCTGTTTCAGGCGTGCCGCATGCCTACACCTATGGCGATCATGTGTATCAAAAAGGCTCTGACGTGGCACACACACTGCGCGGCTACATGGGCGATTCGCTGTTTAAGGTAGGATTGAATTACCACCTTTCACAAAGTCAGTTTAAAGACGTGAGCAGCGAAGATTTCCGCGATAACCTCATTGCTGCCACCGGTCTCACCTACCTCAACAATTTCTTCAACGACTGGGTGTTCAACCCCGGCTTTCCGCACTTTTCTATTGATTCGGTGCAGTACAGCGGTACTCCGCCTTTTGTGAATTCACGCATTTATGTGAAGCAAAAACTGCGTGGTGCGCCAAACTATTACAGCAATGTGCCGCTGGAGGTTACGTTCTTTGGCGCAGCCGGCGAAACATACACCGGCTTTTTGTTTCTCAACGGCGTTACCACAAATGTGAACTATACTGTGCCTTTTCAGCCGGTATATGCCGCCATCGACTACGCCAACAAACTCAGCGATGCCACAAGTGAGGACAGCAAAGAAATTTCCACCACCGGCGCACACAACTTCCCGCTGGGCCGCATAAACCTTACGGTAACCGCAGCGCCCGACACCGCACTTGTTCACATCATCCACCACTGGGCTGCACCCGATCCGATGCAGAACAACCCCAACAACTACCGCCTCGGGCAGGGCCGCTATTTCACCGTGGGCGGTGTGTGGCCCGCAGGCTTCAGCACCGATGCGCGCATGTATTACGATGGCCGCACCTCCTCGCTCAACGGCCCCGCCGGCTGGTTCGACAACGACCTCATGCCCGTAAACGGCGACAGCGTAATTCTGCTCTACCGCCCCAATGCAGGCACAAACTGGCAGGAATTCCCGCGCTACACCAAAACAATTATCGGCTCAGCAGCATCGTCAAAGTATGGTTACTTTTCAATTGATTCGCTTGTGCCCGGCGAGTATTGTTATGCCAACGGCGTGTCGTCGGTACTCAACAGCATCGGCGAGGAAGCCGCGCAGCCTGTCATTGCGCACCTCAGCATCTATCCCAACCCCGCCAGCCACCAAACCACACTGAGCTGGCCCGAAAGCATTCAAAACGGCACGCTTATGGTGACTGACGGATTAGGCCGTGTGGTGCTGGAGCAGCAGGTAAACGGTAATCAGTTTATGCTCAATACCGCAGCGTGGAATACCGGGTTTTATGAAGTGCAGGTGCGGAAAGACGGGAAGTTGGTGGCGCGGAATAGATTGGTGGTGGAGTGA